Proteins encoded within one genomic window of Triticum aestivum cultivar Chinese Spring chromosome 2D, IWGSC CS RefSeq v2.1, whole genome shotgun sequence:
- the LOC123052518 gene encoding syntaxin-132-like yields the protein MNNLLTDSFEMDAKPPKERDIEMGRQNSKDKSDYGLEDFFKEVKEIEMLLDKMSNIVQKLQEANEESKSVTKASAMKAIKGRMEKDIDEVGKIARSIKVKLERMDRNNLANRKKPGCGKGTSVDRSRMSMTIALKKRLKERMNDFQNLRQTIQQEYREVVERRFFTVTGTKPSDEVIDNLIETGSSEQIFEKAIQGIGRGQIMATVEEIQERHDVVVDIEKKLLELQQIFADMAALVDAQGEILDNIESQVQNAVNHVQTGTEALRSAKSLQKKSRKCMMIAIIMLLIIAVIIVLSVLKPWAK from the exons ATGAACAATCTTTTGACG GATTCTTTTGAAATGGACGCGAAGCCCCCAAAGGAGAGGGACATCGAGATGGGGCGCCAGAACTCCAAGGACAAATCAGATTATGGACTCGAAGACTTCTTCAAAGAG GTCAAAGAAATCGAGATGCTGCTGGACAAGATGTCTAATATAGTTCAGAAACTTCAG GAAGCTAATGAGGAGTCAAAATCAGTCACTAAGGCCTCTGCAATGAAAG CAATCAAGGGACGCATGGAGAAAGACATCGATGAAGTGGGGAAGATCGCACGAAGCATAAAAGTGAAGCTAGAGCGAATGGACAGAAAT AATCTTGCTAACAGGAAGAAGCCAGGTTGTGGGAAGGGCACAAGTGTAGATCGATCGAGGATGTCGATGACCAT TGCACTGAAGAAGAGGCTTAAAGAAAGAATGAACGATTTCCAG AATTTGAGGCAAACTATCCAGCAAGAGTATCGAGAAGTCGTTGAGAGAAGGTTCTTCACAG TCACTGGAACAAAGCCTTCTGATGAG GTGATTGATAACCTGATTGAGACCGGAAGCAGCGAGCAGATCTTCGAGAAAGCAATTCAAGGAATCGGTCGAGGGCAG ATTATGGCCACGGTTGAAGAAATTCAGGAACGGCATGATGTAGTGGTGGATATTGAAAAAAAGCTTCTAGAATTACAACAG ATTTTTGCAGACATGGCAGCGCTTGTCGATGCACAAGGAGAGATATTGGACAACATAGAGAGCCAG GTTCAGAATGCTGTAAACCACGTGCAAACTGGGACCGAAGCGTTGCGCAGCGCCAAGAGCCTTCAGAAGAAGTCGAGGAAGTGCATGATGATCGCAATTATCATGCTTCTCATCATCGCGGTGATCATCGTGCTATCAGTTTTAAAGCCTTGGGCTAAGTAG
- the LOC123052517 gene encoding isocitrate lyase has product MASPLSVPSLIMEEEGRFEAEVAEVGAWWNTERFRLTKRPYTARDVVLLRGTLRQSYASGEMAKKLWRTLKAHQAAGTASRTFGALDPVQVTMMAKHLDTIYVSGWQCSSTHTSTNEPGPDLADYPYDTVPNKVEHLFFAQQYHDRKQQEARMSLPRAERAHAPFVDFLKPIIADGDTGFGGATATVKLCKLFVERGAAGVHLEDQSSVTKKCGHMAGKVLVAVSEHVNRLVAARLQFDIMGVETVLVARTDAVAATLIQTNIDARDHQFILGATNPRLKNRSLTAMLSDAMSAGKNGRELQAIEDEWTATAQLKTFSECVKDAIASLNTTDLEKQRKLQEWSNATSYDKCVSHEQARDIAAGLGVGSVFWDWDLPRTREGFYRFQGSVASAVVRGRAFAPHADVLWMETSSPNIAECTAFAEGVRAAFPEAMLAYNLSPSFNWDASGMTDADMAAFIPHVARLGYVWQFITLAGFHADALVTDTFARDFARRGMLAYVERIQREERRNGVETLEHQKWSGANFYDRVLKTVQGGMSSTAAMGKGATEEQFWTKPGSESSSQHVLAKSRM; this is encoded by the exons ATGGCGTCGCCGCTCTCCGTCCCTTCTTTG ATCATGGAGGAGGAAGGGCGGTTCGAGGCGGAGGTGGCCGAGGTCGGGGCGTGGTGGAACACGGAGAGGTTCCGGCTCACCAAGCGCCCCTACACCGCCCGCGACGTCGTCCTCCTCCGCGGCACGCTCCGCCAGAGCTACGCCTCCGGCGAAATGGCCAAGAAGCTCTGGCGCACGCTCAAGGCCCACCAGGCCGCCGGCACGGCCTCGCGCACGTTCGGCGCGCTCGACCCCGTGCAG GTGACGATGATGGCAAAGCATCTGGACACCATCTACGTGTCCGGGTGGCAGTGCTCGTCCACGCACACCTCGACGAACGAGCCCGGGCCGGACCTCGCGGACTACCCCTACGACACCGTGCCCAACAAGGTGGAGCACCTCTTCTTCGCCCAGCAGTACCACGACCGGAAGCAGCAGGAGGCGCGCATGTCTCTGCCCCGCGCGGAGCGCGCCCACGCGCCTTTCGTCGACTTCCTCAAGCCCATCATCGCCGACGGCGACACTGGCTTCGGCGGCGCCACTGCCACTGTCAAGCTCTGCAAGCTCTTCGTCGAGCGCGGGGCAGCCGGGGTCCACCTGGAGGACCAGTCGTCGGTGACCAAGAAGTGCGGGCACATGGCGGGGAAGGTGCTCGTCGCCGTCTCGGAGCACGTCAACCGCCTCGTCGCCGCTCGGTTGCAGTTCGACATCATGGGCGTTGAGACCGTCCTCGTTGCCCgcaccgacgccgtcgccgcgaCGCTGATCCAGACCAACATCGACGCGCGCGACCACCAGTTCATCCTCGGCGCAACGAACCCGCGCCTCAAAAACCGGAGCCTCACGGCCATGCTCTCCGACGCCATGTCGGCCGGCAAGAACGGCAGGGAGCTGCAGGCCATCGAGGACGAGTGGACCGCCACGGCGCAGCTCAAAACCTTCTCCGAGTGCGTCAAGGACgccatcgcgagcctcaacaccACCGACCTGGAGAAGCAACGTAAGCTCCAGGAGTGGAGCAACGCCACCAGCTACGACAAGTGCGTGTCCCACGAGCAAGCGCGCGACATCGCCGCAGGCCTGGGGGTCGGGTCCGTGTTCTGGGACTGGGATCTGCCACGGACCAGGGAAGGGTTCTACCGCTTCCAGGGCTCCGTCGCCTCCGCCGTGGTCCGCGGGCGCGCCTTCGCGCCGCACGCCGACGTGCTCTGGATGGAGACGTCGAGCCCAAACATCGCCGAGTGCACGGCCTTCGCCGAGGGCGTGAGGGCGGCTTTCCCGGAGGCGATGCTGGCCTACAACCTCTCGCCGTCGTTCAACTGGGACGCGTCGGGCATGACGGACGCCGACATGGCGGCGTTCATCCCGCACGTCGCCAGGCTCGGGTACGTGTGGCAGTTCATCACGCTGGCCGGGTTCCACGCCGACGCGCTGGTCACCGACACGTTCGCGCGGGACTTCGCCCGGCGCGGCATGCTGGCGTACGTGGAGAGGATCCAGCGGGAGGAGAGGAGGAATGGGGTGGAGACTCTGGAGCACCAGAAGTGGTCGGGTGCCAACTTCTATGATAGGGTGCTCAAGACTGTGCAGGGCGGCATGTCCTCAACCGCAGCCATGGGAAAAG GAGCTACTGAAGAGCAGTTCTGGACTAAACCTGGAAGTGAGAGCAGTAGTCAACATGTTCTTGCCAAGTCCAGGATGTGA